The following are from one region of the Gloeomargarita lithophora Alchichica-D10 genome:
- a CDS encoding GAF domain-containing sensor histidine kinase: protein MFTSPDNQAINPLSQDLLVSVLNSLGDGVIVTDGEGRVMAMNRMAVHLTGLPLEIAQGQLLSQVLCLSHPQQNNLLGELMQRVLSEGLSTGLPRDTRLVRPDGLDYLSATLAPLGGKHRGLVVTFREVNRHRQLEDSLREQAQREHLVRQVASRIHRSLELGTILQTAVTEIRLCLQVERVFVCRFLRDDWGEVLHESVAATSRSLLGQRWQFGAGAEMQSLRQGQVVAITDLGQSIGAADWLVQLQRVPVGAALVTPIFQGERLWGILAVTDALRGRAWAAGERQLVEQLALQLGIAIDQAQLVHQLRTLNSTLEMQVAERTTEVRQALNAAQVLHTVTEQVRRSLDEGQIFRTALDCLGQNLGADYCWVALYDEAQIQAMIAYEYLQSPTLATTVGSQIELSQHRELYQRLLDGEVWHYPPVELLPPVYAQFRVTGGQMVLAPIMDDQGVMGELGVALARPQQGVQVDLVPQVANQCAIAIRQARLYQQSRAQVLELERLHRLKDDFLSTVSHELRTPLSNMKLALKMLGLSLRKGNINAAKMAKLLQYLDILEQEYQREVQLIQDLLNLRQLDTAQQPLPQVTLDMQQWVPGLLTRFQHQVEQKGLHLTCTLDPELPQIAVHLFSLERIVTELLTNAVKYTPTGGTIHLATQKLPHHWQLEVTNTGVEIPPQELQLIFERFYRVPRSDPWQHGGMGLGLALVQRLVAHLGGTIAADSSQGQTQFRVVLPLNGGNDSPI, encoded by the coding sequence GTGTTTACATCCCCAGATAACCAGGCCATCAATCCATTATCCCAGGACTTGTTGGTAAGTGTCCTGAACAGCTTGGGGGATGGGGTAATCGTCACCGATGGGGAAGGGCGGGTGATGGCCATGAACCGGATGGCGGTGCATCTGACGGGTTTACCCCTAGAAATAGCCCAGGGGCAGTTGTTGTCCCAGGTGTTGTGTCTTTCCCACCCGCAACAAAACAATCTGCTGGGGGAACTGATGCAGAGGGTGCTGAGCGAGGGGTTGAGTACGGGTCTGCCCCGGGATACCCGCCTGGTGCGCCCGGATGGGTTGGATTATCTCTCGGCGACTTTGGCTCCCCTGGGGGGCAAACACCGGGGATTGGTGGTGACGTTTCGGGAGGTGAATCGCCATCGCCAGTTGGAGGATTCCCTGCGGGAGCAGGCGCAACGGGAGCATTTGGTGCGCCAGGTCGCCAGCCGCATCCATCGTTCCTTGGAACTGGGGACGATTTTACAGACGGCGGTGACGGAAATTCGCCTGTGTTTGCAGGTGGAGCGGGTGTTTGTCTGCCGGTTTTTGCGCGACGACTGGGGGGAGGTGCTGCATGAATCCGTGGCCGCCACCAGCCGCTCGCTGTTGGGACAACGGTGGCAGTTTGGGGCGGGGGCGGAAATGCAATCCCTGCGCCAAGGTCAAGTGGTCGCCATTACCGACTTGGGGCAAAGCATTGGGGCGGCGGACTGGTTGGTGCAGTTGCAACGGGTGCCGGTGGGGGCGGCCTTGGTCACGCCGATTTTCCAGGGGGAACGCCTGTGGGGCATCTTGGCGGTAACGGACGCATTGCGGGGGCGGGCGTGGGCGGCGGGGGAGCGGCAGTTGGTGGAGCAGTTGGCTCTGCAGTTGGGGATTGCCATTGACCAGGCGCAGTTGGTGCATCAGTTACGGACACTCAACAGCACCCTGGAAATGCAGGTGGCGGAACGCACTACCGAGGTGCGCCAGGCGTTGAATGCGGCGCAGGTACTGCATACGGTGACGGAACAGGTGCGGCGCAGTTTGGATGAGGGGCAGATTTTTCGCACCGCCCTGGATTGTCTGGGGCAAAATCTAGGGGCGGACTATTGCTGGGTGGCCTTGTATGACGAGGCGCAAATCCAGGCCATGATCGCTTATGAGTATTTACAAAGTCCGACCTTAGCCACCACCGTTGGCAGTCAGATCGAACTCAGCCAGCACCGGGAACTGTACCAACGTCTGCTGGACGGTGAGGTGTGGCATTACCCGCCGGTGGAACTCCTGCCGCCCGTCTATGCCCAATTTCGGGTGACGGGGGGGCAAATGGTGCTGGCACCGATCATGGATGACCAGGGGGTGATGGGCGAATTGGGGGTCGCCCTTGCTCGTCCCCAGCAGGGGGTACAGGTGGATTTGGTGCCCCAGGTGGCGAACCAATGCGCCATTGCCATCCGCCAAGCCCGTTTGTATCAACAGTCCCGGGCGCAGGTGCTGGAATTGGAACGACTGCACCGGCTCAAGGATGATTTTTTGAGTACCGTGTCCCACGAATTGCGTACGCCGCTTTCTAATATGAAATTGGCCCTTAAAATGCTGGGTTTGTCCCTGCGGAAAGGCAATATCAATGCGGCGAAAATGGCTAAGTTATTGCAATATTTGGATATTTTAGAGCAGGAATACCAGCGGGAAGTCCAGCTAATTCAAGATTTGTTAAACCTGCGCCAGTTGGATACCGCCCAACAACCCTTACCCCAGGTCACCTTGGATATGCAACAGTGGGTGCCGGGGTTGCTCACCCGGTTTCAGCATCAGGTGGAGCAAAAGGGACTGCATCTCACCTGCACCCTTGACCCAGAATTGCCCCAGATTGCCGTGCATTTGTTTAGTTTGGAGCGGATCGTCACCGAATTGCTCACCAATGCGGTCAAATATACCCCCACCGGCGGCACGATCCACCTGGCCACCCAGAAATTACCCCACCACTGGCAATTAGAGGTCACCAATACGGGCGTGGAAATTCCGCCCCAGGAGTTGCAATTAATTTTTGAGCGGTTTTATCGGGTGCCCCGCAGTGACCCTTGGCAACACGGGGGGATGGGGCTGGGATTGGCTCTGGTGCAACGTTTGGTGGCGCATTTGGGGGGAACCATTGCCGCCGATAGTTCCCAAGGTCAGACCCAATTTCGGGTGGTTTTGCCCTTAAACGGGGGAAATGATTCTCCCATTTGA
- a CDS encoding FHA domain-containing protein: protein MSQPTQPDSVTQLQAHQPRLVHVRTGTVVQIPRHQNVLLMGKPNDHLPPDINVAVFPDADVVSRIHARLVVQDAQLAIEDMGSTNGTYVNGQRLRPGERCSLQVGDWIALGKEDKVTFLLQQE, encoded by the coding sequence ATGTCCCAACCTACCCAACCTGACTCGGTAACCCAGTTGCAGGCGCATCAGCCCCGGTTGGTGCATGTCCGCACCGGTACTGTGGTACAGATTCCCCGCCACCAAAACGTTTTGCTGATGGGCAAACCCAACGACCATTTACCCCCGGATATTAATGTGGCCGTTTTCCCTGATGCGGACGTGGTATCCCGTATCCACGCCCGTTTGGTCGTGCAGGATGCCCAATTGGCGATTGAAGACATGGGGAGTACCAATGGCACCTATGTGAATGGTCAACGCCTGCGTCCGGGGGAACGGTGTTCCCTCCAGGTGGGGGATTGGATTGCATTGGGTAAGGAAGACAAGGTAACCTTTTTGCTACAGCAGGAATGA
- a CDS encoding serine/threonine phosphatase — MSTPMEIAPPVSDALPTQAPLRLANLEVAGLTDVGCQREYNQDYFYAHTVMHRRLSPQGELVQGKGLYILCDGMGGHAGGDEASQLATHKLASYLLDHWTEGELPGPEVIQAGVGVANQAIYLRNEEEYRRGKGRMGTTLVVALVQDNQVAITHVGDSRIYRITQSEGLKQITLDHEVGQWEIQRGTDPVVAYSRPDAYQLTQALGPRHEQTLELDVHYFTAAEDTVLLLCSDGLSDNGLVEGNWQQYLRPLLLPQTGLVHLQAASRQLIDLGNELNGHDNITAVLVKILIHQPRL, encoded by the coding sequence ATGAGTACTCCTATGGAAATCGCCCCGCCCGTGTCCGATGCTTTACCCACCCAAGCCCCCCTGCGGCTCGCCAACCTAGAAGTGGCGGGGTTGACCGATGTGGGGTGCCAACGGGAGTACAACCAGGATTATTTTTACGCCCATACGGTGATGCACCGGCGGCTCAGTCCCCAGGGTGAACTGGTGCAGGGCAAAGGATTATACATACTTTGTGATGGCATGGGCGGCCATGCGGGCGGGGATGAGGCCAGCCAGTTGGCGACCCACAAGTTAGCCAGTTATTTATTAGACCATTGGACTGAGGGGGAATTGCCGGGGCCGGAGGTGATCCAGGCGGGGGTGGGGGTGGCGAACCAGGCGATTTATCTGCGTAATGAGGAAGAATACCGCCGGGGCAAGGGGCGGATGGGGACGACCTTGGTGGTGGCCTTGGTGCAGGACAACCAGGTAGCCATTACCCATGTGGGGGACAGCCGCATTTACCGGATCACCCAGTCGGAGGGCTTGAAGCAAATCACCCTGGATCACGAGGTGGGGCAGTGGGAGATTCAACGGGGAACCGACCCGGTTGTGGCCTACAGCCGTCCCGATGCCTACCAACTCACCCAAGCCCTGGGGCCGCGTCACGAGCAGACCCTGGAATTGGATGTGCATTACTTTACGGCGGCGGAGGATACGGTTTTGTTGCTGTGTTCCGATGGGTTGTCGGACAATGGGCTGGTGGAAGGCAACTGGCAACAGTATTTGCGGCCTTTGCTTTTGCCCCAGACCGGGTTAGTCCACCTGCAAGCGGCCAGCCGCCAGTTGATTGACCTGGGCAATGAGTTAAACGGCCACGACAATATCACGGCGGTTTTGGTAAAAATTCTAATTCATCAGCCCCGCTTGTAG
- a CDS encoding HigA family addiction module antitoxin, producing MKMHNPPHPGEVLKELCIEPLNLTITEVAEALGVSRKTLSAILNCRAGISPEMAIRLGKAFGTTAESWLNQQMQYDLWQAEQAVGNVEVKRLSVA from the coding sequence ATGAAAATGCATAACCCACCCCATCCTGGTGAAGTTCTTAAAGAACTTTGTATTGAACCTTTGAATTTGACTATAACTGAGGTTGCTGAGGCACTGGGTGTAAGTCGGAAAACTCTATCTGCTATCTTGAACTGTAGGGCAGGCATTAGTCCCGAAATGGCAATTCGTTTGGGAAAAGCCTTTGGTACAACTGCTGAAAGTTGGCTCAATCAGCAAATGCAGTACGATTTGTGGCAGGCAGAGCAGGCCGTCGGTAACGTAGAGGTCAAACGTTTATCAGTTGCCTAA
- a CDS encoding type II toxin-antitoxin system RelE/ParE family toxin translates to MIVSFKHQGLEQFFESGTTRGIQANHAKRIRLILARLSAATSPQDMNLPGLVLHELAGQRQGTWAVRVSGNWRITFTFDGVDACDVNLEDYH, encoded by the coding sequence ATGATAGTCAGTTTCAAGCATCAAGGGCTAGAGCAGTTCTTTGAGTCAGGAACCACCCGGGGTATTCAAGCAAATCATGCTAAACGAATTCGGCTTATTCTAGCTCGTCTTAGTGCGGCAACTTCACCCCAAGATATGAATTTGCCCGGATTGGTACTCCATGAACTGGCAGGGCAACGTCAAGGAACTTGGGCAGTGCGAGTATCGGGAAACTGGCGGATCACGTTTACCTTTGACGGTGTTGATGCTTGTGATGTCAATCTTGAGGACTACCACTGA
- a CDS encoding alpha/beta fold hydrolase produces MPPILVIHISDLTAQGVNYHQGSHFVFENHQLRKGQSFSATMRSQALSLAEQYQTTGSFCLLVEQDGMLTLCREEPPTLIHPAPTLVVTPAEPTPEIQTPVAKPQSSARLNFLFAPKPSPAPLPEPYRHLPTEAQALAQLLIQVRQDFTKQKVRAGGLTWEYWVGGAGQTGVLFLPGTVHLGDMWFPYLHHWQGDFRLLAPTYPPASSIEQLVEGVRQILKQEQLHRVHLVGQSLGGMVVLALLRKYPVLVDKVILSHTGVGVPAKERVAKARQTERQLQAMPQSQITTLAYQSIVNKHLVNVPDQEFWRAYFQEALTQRTSKIEFISLNCRVVADFFQHYRFESHSLNAPPHPVLIVNTDNDFTFDPSEQMALNALFPEAQTLTCTGTGHYSMLVDSQTVMPRLAEFLQ; encoded by the coding sequence ATGCCCCCGATTTTGGTGATTCATATTAGCGACCTGACCGCCCAAGGGGTGAATTATCACCAGGGGAGTCATTTTGTCTTTGAAAATCACCAACTCCGCAAAGGCCAATCCTTCAGTGCCACCATGCGCTCCCAGGCGTTATCCTTGGCCGAGCAATATCAAACAACGGGTAGTTTTTGCCTGCTGGTGGAGCAGGATGGGATGCTCACCCTTTGCCGGGAAGAACCCCCGACTTTGATCCATCCGGCACCGACGTTGGTGGTTACCCCCGCCGAGCCAACCCCAGAGATTCAAACCCCAGTAGCGAAACCCCAGTCGAGTGCCCGGCTGAATTTCCTCTTTGCCCCCAAACCGAGTCCTGCCCCGTTGCCCGAACCCTACCGCCATCTTCCCACCGAGGCACAGGCGTTGGCGCAGTTGTTGATCCAGGTGCGGCAGGATTTTACCAAGCAAAAGGTGCGCGCCGGTGGCCTCACCTGGGAGTATTGGGTCGGGGGGGCGGGACAAACCGGGGTTTTGTTTCTGCCGGGGACGGTGCATCTGGGGGATATGTGGTTTCCCTATCTGCACCATTGGCAGGGGGATTTTCGCCTGCTTGCGCCCACCTATCCGCCCGCCAGTAGCATCGAGCAATTGGTCGAGGGGGTGCGGCAGATATTGAAACAGGAGCAACTCCACCGGGTGCATCTGGTGGGGCAATCCCTGGGGGGCATGGTGGTGCTGGCCTTATTACGCAAATATCCGGTGTTGGTGGATAAGGTGATCCTCTCCCACACGGGGGTGGGGGTGCCCGCCAAGGAACGGGTGGCGAAAGCTCGGCAAACGGAACGGCAACTGCAAGCCATGCCCCAAAGCCAAATCACCACCCTGGCCTACCAAAGTATTGTCAATAAACATCTGGTCAATGTGCCCGACCAGGAATTTTGGCGGGCCTATTTCCAAGAAGCCCTCACCCAGCGCACCAGTAAAATTGAATTTATTAGCCTCAATTGCCGGGTGGTAGCGGATTTCTTTCAACATTACCGCTTTGAAAGCCACAGCTTGAACGCCCCCCCCCATCCGGTTTTAATTGTCAATACCGATAACGATTTTACCTTTGACCCCAGCGAACAAATGGCCTTAAATGCCCTCTTCCCAGAGGCGCAAACCCTCACCTGTACGGGAACGGGTCACTACAGTATGTTGGTGGATAGTCAGACGGTCATGCCCCGGTTGGCCGAATTTTTGCAGTAA
- a CDS encoding DUF3110 domain-containing protein, with product MGVYVLIYNPGTDNEGIHSLKLQGEDTILMFEAEDDALRFATFLEAQDFPVPTVEAIDPEEMQLFCHQSGFHCQLVPAGALLMPPETNITNTDWQPEPPAGDGLDEIRRRLERLL from the coding sequence ATGGGCGTTTATGTTTTGATTTACAATCCGGGCACGGACAACGAGGGGATTCATAGCCTGAAATTGCAGGGAGAAGACACGATTTTAATGTTTGAAGCCGAGGACGATGCCCTGCGCTTTGCCACCTTTTTAGAAGCCCAGGATTTCCCCGTACCGACGGTGGAGGCGATTGACCCGGAGGAAATGCAGTTATTTTGCCACCAAAGCGGGTTTCACTGTCAACTGGTGCCCGCCGGGGCGTTGCTCATGCCCCCGGAAACGAACATTACAAACACCGATTGGCAACCGGAACCCCCCGCTGGGGATGGCTTGGATGAGATTCGCCGCCGGTTGGAACGATTGTTATAA
- the lysS gene encoding lysine--tRNA ligase produces MSRHTGDELRQQRLDKVQQWLRAGINPYPYRYERTHGTVELQKQYESLTAGEEVAVTVRVAGRVMARRVFGKLAFFTIQDEQGTIQFYLEKQRIQDQMGEGAFERLKQGTDAGDIIGAEGSIKRTEKGELSLYVTHYELLTKSLLPLPDKWHGLTDVEKRYRQRYVDLIVNPEVQDIFRKRARLIQLTRRYLDERNFLEMETPVLQPEAGGADARPFITHHNTLEIDLYLRIATELHLKRLVVGGFERVYELGRIFRNEGISTRHNPEFTSIELYQAYADYTDMMVLTEDLITTVTQELLGSLQVNYQGQEIDFTPPWRKVTMVDVVRETTGWDFMKFTKLTPAQTAAENCGLKNAGEYNSLGRLLNALFEAFCEATLSQPTFVLDFPVEISPLAKKHRSQPGLVERFELYMAGRELANSFSELTDPMDQRERLEQQAARKAAGDGEAQGVDEDFLTALEYGLPPTGGMGLGIDRWVMLVTDAASIREVIPFPLLKPEHS; encoded by the coding sequence ATGTCACGGCACACCGGGGATGAATTGCGCCAACAACGGCTGGACAAAGTACAGCAATGGCTACGGGCGGGGATCAACCCCTATCCCTACCGCTACGAGCGCACCCACGGCACGGTGGAATTACAAAAGCAGTATGAAAGCCTAACAGCAGGAGAAGAGGTTGCCGTAACCGTGCGGGTGGCGGGGCGGGTCATGGCGCGGCGGGTATTTGGTAAATTGGCTTTTTTTACCATCCAGGACGAGCAGGGGACGATCCAGTTTTATTTGGAAAAACAACGGATTCAAGACCAGATGGGGGAGGGGGCTTTTGAACGGTTGAAACAGGGCACGGATGCGGGGGACATTATCGGGGCAGAGGGGAGTATCAAACGCACGGAAAAAGGCGAATTGTCCCTGTATGTTACCCACTATGAACTATTAACCAAATCCCTGTTGCCCCTACCGGATAAATGGCATGGCTTGACTGATGTGGAAAAACGTTACCGCCAGCGGTATGTGGATTTGATTGTCAATCCCGAAGTGCAGGATATTTTTCGTAAGCGGGCTAGGTTAATTCAGCTTACCCGCCGCTACTTAGATGAGCGGAATTTTTTGGAAATGGAAACCCCCGTATTGCAACCGGAGGCGGGGGGGGCGGATGCCCGTCCGTTTATTACCCATCACAATACCTTAGAAATTGATTTGTATCTGCGTATTGCTACGGAATTGCATCTCAAACGATTGGTGGTGGGGGGGTTTGAACGGGTGTATGAATTGGGGCGAATTTTCCGCAATGAGGGGATTTCCACCCGCCACAATCCAGAATTTACCTCGATTGAACTCTACCAAGCCTACGCTGATTATACGGATATGATGGTATTAACCGAGGATTTAATCACGACCGTAACCCAGGAATTATTGGGTAGTTTACAGGTCAATTATCAGGGGCAGGAAATAGATTTCACTCCCCCCTGGCGCAAGGTTACGATGGTGGATGTGGTGCGGGAAACCACCGGCTGGGATTTTATGAAATTCACGAAATTAACTCCGGCGCAGACAGCGGCAGAGAATTGTGGCCTCAAAAATGCTGGAGAATATAATAGTTTGGGGCGGTTATTAAATGCTTTATTTGAGGCATTTTGCGAGGCAACTTTAAGCCAGCCTACTTTTGTTTTGGATTTCCCGGTGGAGATTTCCCCCCTGGCGAAAAAACATCGTTCTCAACCCGGTTTGGTGGAGCGGTTTGAACTGTATATGGCGGGGCGGGAATTAGCCAATAGTTTTTCAGAACTCACCGACCCTATGGATCAGCGGGAACGGTTGGAGCAACAGGCCGCCCGCAAGGCCGCCGGGGATGGGGAAGCCCAGGGGGTGGACGAGGATTTTCTCACCGCTTTGGAGTACGGTCTGCCGCCCACGGGGGGGATGGGCTTGGGAATTGACCGCTGGGTGATGTTGGTAACGGATGCGGCCAGTATTCGTGAGGTAATTCCGTTTCCTTTACTCAAGCCGGAACATTCTTAA
- a CDS encoding phospholipid carrier-dependent glycosyltransferase, producing MRGYWWLWGLVWGLSLVLRFWGLERFDEWVFDEVYFAKFAWNYVQNIPFFDGHPPLGKYIIALGIKLTGFYPWGYRWVNALVGSFIPVLTGLITYELSRKRWLALIAGYLVATDGLLLVESRYALINVHLIALGLLGQWLVLRRNGWAGVFLGASIAVKWNALAYWLGGVLTAWKFRWRGGGMIVSLTLLPLLVYLLLWLPHLAQNPGLDLFTLHRQILGVHTRLGAGSDVHPYCSAWWSWPLMLRPMSYYYQNQGGWITSVQAMGNPLLWWLVLLAVVISLPYLIGKNCPWELQFALGNYLLNWLPWALVKRCIFIYHYLPALVFGCIALAWWLETLWQTGGRKLAIFTLILPGVGLGFWLPIYLGLPLDSRAWQWRFWLPSWI from the coding sequence ATGCGTGGGTACTGGTGGCTCTGGGGGCTGGTCTGGGGGCTGAGTTTGGTGTTGCGGTTTTGGGGTTTAGAACGGTTTGATGAATGGGTATTTGATGAGGTTTATTTTGCTAAATTTGCCTGGAATTATGTGCAAAACATTCCTTTTTTTGATGGGCATCCACCCCTAGGGAAATATATCATTGCTTTGGGAATAAAACTCACGGGATTTTACCCCTGGGGCTACCGTTGGGTGAATGCGTTGGTGGGTTCATTCATTCCCGTTTTAACCGGGTTAATTACCTACGAATTGAGCCGCAAACGTTGGTTAGCTCTGATTGCTGGTTATCTAGTCGCCACCGATGGTTTACTTCTGGTGGAATCCCGCTATGCCTTGATCAATGTGCATTTGATTGCCTTGGGTTTGTTGGGGCAATGGTTGGTACTCCGGCGCAATGGCTGGGCGGGGGTATTTTTGGGAGCCAGTATAGCGGTGAAATGGAATGCTTTGGCCTACTGGTTGGGTGGGGTTTTAACGGCCTGGAAATTTCGCTGGCGGGGTGGGGGAATGATTGTCAGTTTAACCCTCCTACCATTGCTGGTTTATCTATTGCTATGGTTGCCCCATTTAGCCCAAAATCCGGGGTTGGATTTATTCACACTCCATCGGCAAATTCTGGGGGTACATACCCGCCTGGGTGCTGGGTCAGACGTACATCCCTATTGTTCGGCTTGGTGGTCGTGGCCGTTGATGTTGCGCCCCATGAGTTATTACTACCAAAACCAGGGGGGATGGATTACTTCCGTACAGGCGATGGGGAATCCTTTACTCTGGTGGTTAGTATTATTGGCAGTGGTGATCAGTTTACCCTATTTGATTGGCAAAAATTGCCCCTGGGAATTGCAATTTGCCCTGGGAAATTATTTACTCAATTGGCTTCCCTGGGCGTTGGTAAAACGATGTATTTTTATCTACCATTACCTACCGGCGTTGGTGTTTGGTTGTATTGCCCTGGCTTGGTGGTTAGAAACCCTATGGCAAACCGGCGGGCGAAAGCTGGCAATTTTTACTCTAATTTTACCAGGGGTGGGGCTGGGTTTTTGGTTGCCCATTTACTTGGGTTTACCCTTGGATAGTAGGGCTTGGCAATGGCGGTTTTGGTTGCCCAGTTGGATTTGA
- a CDS encoding DUF3598 family protein yields the protein MMQSLPNYPPQWQCLLKNLGAWHGTFTDGSPTGELGQERPSVVTLEGLQEHRCIRQTITVAGESKVLEYTGLGRGILLFADGAFSQGSMQWGGPTGILGRNWV from the coding sequence ATGATGCAATCCCTTCCAAATTACCCCCCCCAGTGGCAGTGTTTGCTGAAAAATTTGGGCGCATGGCATGGCACCTTTACCGATGGTTCGCCCACAGGGGAATTGGGGCAAGAACGACCCAGTGTGGTGACCCTGGAGGGATTGCAGGAGCATCGGTGTATCCGGCAAACCATCACCGTAGCCGGGGAAAGCAAGGTTCTGGAGTACACAGGGCTGGGGCGGGGCATTTTATTATTTGCCGATGGCGCATTTTCCCAGGGTTCGATGCAGTGGGGGGGCCCTACGGGGATTTTGGGGCGGAATTGGGTTTGA
- a CDS encoding DUF3598 family protein, translating to MGGPYGDFGAELGLINGDQRVRCAIVYADSRCQYMTLMREQRGQGQLGDISTPRITQLYPDWRTPAALSGSFRLGREGQQVTLQIELAGALWGWTGGYQSQNMYEQENYRLLALTPEIWVFLPPVIPKGQGFWLGLIWQGQALLRRYDGSGAWVDLTQMQGVLVANSPGQ from the coding sequence GTGGGGGGGCCCTACGGGGATTTTGGGGCGGAATTGGGTTTGATCAACGGCGACCAACGGGTGCGCTGTGCCATTGTCTATGCGGATAGTCGGTGCCAGTACATGACTTTGATGCGAGAACAGCGAGGGCAGGGGCAATTGGGAGACATTAGCACCCCCCGGATTACCCAACTTTATCCCGATTGGCGTACCCCGGCGGCATTGTCCGGTTCCTTTCGCCTAGGCCGGGAAGGGCAACAGGTCACCCTGCAAATAGAATTGGCCGGGGCACTCTGGGGCTGGACGGGGGGCTATCAGAGCCAAAATATGTATGAACAAGAAAATTACCGACTCCTGGCACTGACCCCGGAGATTTGGGTTTTTCTGCCGCCGGTGATACCCAAAGGGCAGGGGTTTTGGTTGGGATTGATTTGGCAGGGTCAGGCACTGCTACGGCGGTATGATGGCTCCGGGGCGTGGGTGGATTTGACCCAGATGCAGGGGGTACTTGTCGCCAATTCCCCAGGGCAATAG
- a CDS encoding YaaW family protein — protein MADDLRAVLELATVEDLEDLTRILFRRRLNPLDYLCTPTPETVQAQERQGWLDTLEARLRFLAADGMTVLQGRAGQMSYHQILVQVCHYLKLPCGEGWSVLDLESEIFLHVLQRSWEKLPAHKRQELQDQLAQELTGPWQREALQMFLQKGSVVAVGSVLRVVLIRKLAGYTAAVHLTRTALVQGARLVAVRGATAFLGPVLWGWFLAELSWSTIATNYTRVIPAVLTLAQIRLLRDESLTWAPA, from the coding sequence ATGGCTGATGATCTACGGGCGGTACTGGAGTTGGCCACGGTGGAGGATTTGGAGGATTTGACCCGGATTTTGTTCCGCCGCCGGTTGAATCCCTTGGATTATCTTTGTACCCCTACGCCGGAGACGGTGCAGGCGCAGGAGCGGCAGGGCTGGTTGGATACCCTGGAAGCCCGTTTGCGGTTTTTGGCCGCCGATGGCATGACCGTATTGCAGGGGCGGGCGGGGCAGATGAGCTATCACCAAATTTTGGTGCAGGTGTGCCATTACCTCAAACTGCCCTGCGGGGAGGGATGGAGTGTCTTAGACTTGGAATCAGAGATTTTTCTGCACGTCCTGCAACGTTCTTGGGAAAAACTCCCCGCCCATAAACGACAGGAATTGCAAGACCAATTGGCGCAGGAGTTGACTGGGCCGTGGCAGCGGGAAGCCCTGCAAATGTTTTTACAAAAAGGGAGTGTGGTGGCGGTGGGTTCGGTACTGCGGGTAGTGCTGATCCGCAAATTGGCGGGTTATACGGCGGCGGTACACCTGACCCGCACGGCACTGGTGCAGGGGGCGCGCCTGGTGGCGGTACGGGGGGCAACGGCATTCCTAGGGCCGGTGCTGTGGGGCTGGTTTTTGGCGGAGTTGAGTTGGAGCACAATCGCCACCAATTACACCCGGGTGATTCCGGCGGTGTTGACCCTGGCGCAAATCCGTTTACTGCGGGATGAATCCCTCACTTGGGCACCCGCTTAG